The following is a genomic window from Longimicrobiales bacterium.
CCAATCAAGGCGAACACGACGCCGCGCGCGGCGACGCCGAATCGCGAGACACGCCGCAGCAGCGCCCTGCGCTCAGGCGCCACATCCGACAGGTCGAGCATCTCGTCCAGATCCGCCTGGATACCGCGGTAGACCTGGTACAGCCCGTAGCCGACCAGCGCGGCACCCGCCGCGACCAGCAGCCACCGACCGACCGGCAATTCCATTGCGCGTGCACTCCAGCTCGCCGCCTCCCGGTTGCCGCTCCCGTCCGTGGCCGCGCTTCCTGCGAATGCGAGCCGGGCGGCGGTGACGGCCAGCGCGCCGTGCACGATGGCGATGACGCCGTGGAGCACGCGCTCGCCGGCGGAATCCCGCTCGGGATTGGCGAGTGCCGCATAGGCGCGCCAGAGCGCATACGCGGCGAGGCCGAGTGCGATCAGGCCGATCAGCACGCGGCCGAGCGGCTCGTCCACGAGCGACCGGATCGCACCGCTCGCGCCCGTTGCCTCTCCCGAGCCGAGCGCCG
Proteins encoded in this region:
- a CDS encoding DUF1206 domain-containing protein, yielding MAGPIRVVRAGEESARAVGARGGDWVERFARFGLASRGVVYMIMGWIALRAALGSGEATGASGAIRSLVDEPLGRVLIGLIALGLAAYALWRAYAALANPERDSAGERVLHGVIAIVHGALAVTAARLAFAGSAATDGSGNREAASWSARAMELPVGRWLLVAAGAALVGYGLYQVYRGIQADLDEMLDLSDVAPERRALLRRVSRFGVAARGVVFALIG